One genomic window of Chrysiogenes arsenatis DSM 11915 includes the following:
- a CDS encoding P-II family nitrogen regulator yields the protein MITHKLLVTIVKKGAASTIVKATKAAGAEGGTILPGKGTGITPKSFFGFCVEPEKEIIFTLIPDDKLDGMLEAVARAGKLTEQGNGIAFALNINQVIGIAHLQQVCSIRGNEGEDMDKIQHELIITVVNKGNSEVVVDATKRAGAEGGTIIYGRGTGIHEQGKLFSIAIEPEKELVLTLIDRRRVDDVLAAIEEDTRLNEPGNGIAFVLPVEKTIGIKRYEQPHSTLHEPGLNQGSE from the coding sequence ATGATTACTCACAAATTGTTGGTTACAATTGTAAAAAAAGGTGCCGCGTCCACTATCGTCAAAGCAACCAAAGCGGCTGGCGCTGAGGGAGGCACTATCCTACCAGGCAAAGGAACCGGCATTACCCCCAAATCATTTTTTGGTTTTTGTGTGGAACCAGAAAAGGAAATCATTTTCACCTTGATTCCCGATGATAAGCTTGATGGCATGCTCGAAGCCGTGGCACGCGCTGGCAAGCTCACCGAACAGGGAAACGGAATCGCCTTTGCTCTTAATATAAATCAGGTTATCGGCATCGCTCACTTACAACAAGTTTGTTCTATTCGGGGAAACGAAGGAGAAGACATGGATAAGATTCAACATGAGCTCATTATTACCGTCGTGAATAAAGGAAATTCGGAAGTTGTCGTCGACGCAACAAAACGTGCTGGGGCTGAAGGTGGAACTATTATCTACGGACGCGGCACCGGCATTCACGAACAGGGAAAGCTTTTTTCTATCGCCATTGAACCAGAAAAAGAACTGGTGCTTACATTGATTGATCGTCGCCGCGTCGACGATGTACTCGCAGCCATAGAAGAAGACACCCGACTCAATGAGCCGGGTAATGGCATTGCATTTGTACTTCCAGTGGAAAAGACGATTGGCATTAAGCGTTACGAACAGCCACACAGCACTCTACAT
- a CDS encoding DUF1538 domain-containing protein, translating into MNDIKVFEGFSHVLTEVSLALIPLIILFIIFQIFFLHLPQRKLVDIFKGIFLTFIGLSLFLQGVHVGFFPAGEAMGGIMGNLPYRWVLIPVGFILGFVATYAEPAVRILNLEVEKVSSGYIPRKVMLYTLSLGVAVSIAVSMARMLLGIPLWYIIIPGYLAALIMIRYSTKTFAAIAFDSGGVATGPMTVTFIMAISVGAASVIEGRDPLVDGFGMITLVALAPILSVLILGLLYQRGEQQGRKQP; encoded by the coding sequence ATGAACGACATTAAAGTGTTCGAAGGGTTTTCACATGTCCTCACTGAGGTGAGCCTCGCGCTCATCCCGCTGATTATTCTTTTTATTATTTTTCAAATATTCTTTCTCCACTTGCCACAACGCAAGCTGGTCGATATTTTTAAGGGGATCTTCCTGACCTTCATCGGTCTTTCGCTTTTCTTGCAAGGGGTGCATGTCGGCTTCTTTCCTGCTGGTGAAGCGATGGGCGGCATCATGGGCAATCTCCCGTATCGCTGGGTGCTCATTCCAGTTGGCTTCATCTTAGGTTTTGTTGCCACCTATGCTGAACCAGCCGTACGGATTTTAAATCTTGAAGTCGAAAAAGTTTCGAGCGGCTACATTCCTCGAAAGGTCATGCTGTATACCCTTTCACTCGGCGTTGCTGTCTCAATAGCCGTCTCAATGGCGCGGATGCTGCTTGGCATACCTCTTTGGTATATTATTATCCCAGGTTACTTAGCAGCACTTATCATGATTCGCTATTCCACAAAAACTTTTGCGGCGATAGCGTTTGATTCCGGCGGAGTAGCAACTGGACCAATGACAGTGACGTTTATCATGGCCATTTCAGTCGGCGCGGCGAGTGTTATTGAAGGACGCGATCCGCTCGTCGATGGTTTTGGTATGATCACATTGGTGGCACTTGCACCAATCCTGTCGGTACTCATTCTTGGCCTGCTGTACCAGCGGGGAGAACAACAAGGGAGAAAGCAGCCATGA
- a CDS encoding DUF1538 domain-containing protein, producing MHDIRETVREVLYAILPITIVVFILQFTIIWLPFAVFAQFLIGLAMVTIGLMLFLIGVQVGLLPVGEMIGSALPRTGKPWLVIFFGFILGFVVTVAEPDVRVLAMQVDMVSGGEISKNLLVYTVALGVAIFVGFAMLRIILNFSITYLLVGGYALVFGLAAFTPAYFVPLSFDAGGVTTGPMTVPFILALGVGVASVLRGKSASTDGFGLVALASIGPILAVMALGVIYG from the coding sequence ATGCACGATATTCGAGAAACCGTTCGCGAAGTTCTGTATGCCATCCTTCCAATAACGATCGTCGTATTCATACTTCAGTTTACCATAATCTGGCTCCCTTTTGCGGTTTTTGCACAATTTTTAATTGGCCTCGCCATGGTCACTATTGGCTTGATGCTTTTTCTTATTGGCGTGCAGGTCGGCCTTCTCCCTGTTGGAGAGATGATAGGTTCAGCGTTGCCGCGCACGGGCAAGCCGTGGCTGGTTATATTTTTTGGCTTTATTCTTGGCTTTGTTGTTACCGTTGCCGAACCGGATGTACGCGTTTTAGCCATGCAAGTCGATATGGTGTCAGGAGGCGAGATCAGCAAGAACCTTCTCGTCTACACGGTTGCACTCGGTGTTGCTATTTTTGTCGGGTTCGCCATGCTGCGCATTATTCTGAATTTTTCGATTACGTATTTACTCGTTGGGGGATATGCGTTGGTGTTTGGCCTCGCAGCTTTTACACCAGCGTACTTTGTCCCCCTTTCATTCGATGCCGGCGGAGTCACTACGGGGCCAATGACCGTCCCCTTCATCTTGGCACTTGGCGTCGGGGTAGCCTCGGTTCTACGTGGCAAATCAGCATCAACTGATGGGTTCGGGCTGGTCGCTCTCGCCTCTATCGGACCAATCCTCGCCGTCATGGCTTTAGGAGTAATATACGGATGA
- the rplU gene encoding 50S ribosomal protein L21 has product MQAVIKTCGKQYCVSEGQVLAVSSLEGNVGEEIGINEVLMISGEKTVVGTPVVSGAKVTAEILAQFRGKKIIVFKSKRRKGYKKRNGHRQDLTKIKITKIEC; this is encoded by the coding sequence TTGCAAGCGGTTATAAAAACTTGCGGAAAGCAGTATTGTGTTTCTGAAGGCCAAGTGCTCGCTGTTAGCAGCTTGGAAGGTAATGTAGGCGAAGAGATTGGCATTAACGAAGTCTTGATGATTTCTGGCGAAAAAACAGTCGTTGGTACTCCGGTAGTCAGTGGCGCGAAAGTGACAGCAGAAATTCTGGCTCAGTTCAGAGGGAAGAAAATCATCGTCTTCAAATCAAAGCGTCGTAAGGGTTACAAGAAGAGAAACGGTCACCGTCAAGATTTGACGAAAATTAAAATTACCAAGATAGAATGCTAG
- the rpmA gene encoding 50S ribosomal protein L27, whose amino-acid sequence MAHKKAGGSTRNGRDSQSKRLGVKKFSGETVLAGNILVRQRGTKFYPGENVGIGRDHTLFATATGQVVFAEKRGGKRYISINVAAE is encoded by the coding sequence ATGGCACACAAGAAAGCAGGCGGGAGTACCCGGAACGGTCGCGACTCCCAATCAAAAAGACTTGGCGTCAAGAAGTTTTCTGGCGAAACAGTATTAGCCGGTAATATTCTCGTTCGTCAGCGCGGAACAAAATTCTACCCTGGTGAGAACGTAGGAATTGGCAGAGATCACACCCTTTTTGCTACGGCAACAGGGCAGGTGGTTTTCGCTGAAAAACGTGGCGGAAAACGTTATATTAGCATTAACGTCGCTGCTGAATAG
- the obgE gene encoding GTPase ObgE — translation MFVDSVTISVAAGNGGNGCLSFRREKYVPLGGPDGGNGGKGGNIILEADENLHTLLDFRYMRHYRADRGVHGKGSDMTGRSGEDKVLRVPVGTIVKDANTQEIIADMTQHGERVLVAKGGDGGRGNACFASSTNKAPRRTEPGWPGEERMIALELKLLADVGIAGLPNAGKSTLISRISAARPKIADYPFTTLVPNLGVVKAGDFDSFVVADIPGLIEGASHGAGLGYQFLRHIERTSLIVQLVDLASCEYDPVDAFRIVDTELRLYSEELANRDRLIVGTKIDSAQDPEAQSALEEVVRENGFDIIFISSITGQNLESLVRAMWEKVRLARGYNGTD, via the coding sequence ATGTTTGTTGATAGTGTAACCATTTCCGTTGCTGCTGGAAATGGCGGGAATGGTTGTTTGAGTTTTCGGCGTGAAAAGTATGTTCCTCTTGGTGGACCAGATGGCGGCAACGGTGGTAAAGGCGGGAATATAATCCTTGAAGCCGACGAAAACCTCCATACGCTGCTCGATTTTCGGTATATGCGCCATTATCGTGCGGATCGTGGCGTGCACGGAAAAGGTTCCGATATGACGGGGCGCTCTGGTGAGGATAAGGTGCTGCGCGTTCCGGTTGGAACTATTGTTAAAGATGCGAATACGCAAGAAATTATAGCCGACATGACGCAACACGGTGAGCGCGTGCTCGTCGCCAAGGGGGGCGATGGCGGGCGTGGCAACGCGTGTTTTGCGAGTTCTACCAATAAAGCGCCACGTCGCACAGAGCCAGGTTGGCCGGGCGAAGAGCGGATGATTGCGCTGGAGTTAAAGCTTCTGGCCGATGTCGGTATCGCTGGTTTACCAAATGCCGGAAAGTCGACGCTGATTTCCCGTATCAGCGCGGCGCGTCCTAAAATTGCTGATTATCCCTTCACGACGCTGGTGCCTAACTTGGGCGTGGTCAAGGCGGGTGATTTTGATTCCTTCGTCGTTGCTGATATTCCCGGGTTAATTGAAGGGGCGAGCCATGGGGCTGGCTTAGGCTATCAGTTCTTGCGTCATATTGAACGGACGTCGCTGATTGTGCAGTTGGTTGACCTTGCTTCGTGCGAATACGACCCCGTTGACGCGTTCCGCATTGTCGATACAGAGCTGCGCTTGTATAGCGAGGAGTTGGCAAATCGTGATCGGTTGATTGTGGGGACAAAAATTGATAGTGCTCAGGATCCCGAAGCGCAGTCTGCTTTGGAAGAAGTTGTCCGTGAAAACGGGTTTGACATAATCTTCATTTCCAGTATAACTGGCCAGAATTTAGAATCGCTGGTACGGGCAATGTGGGAAAAAGTCCGTCTGGCAAGGGGTTACAATGGAACCGATTGA
- the rsfS gene encoding ribosome silencing factor, which translates to MEPIDLLHHIHRLADEKHAENVQAFALAGISSFADYFYICTAGSERQAIAIADHIQEELKKQFREIALGVEGKGNSQWILLDYGSVLVHIFLPELRDFYRLEALWAEAPEVKFEVSSPELR; encoded by the coding sequence ATGGAACCGATTGATTTATTGCATCACATTCACCGTTTAGCTGACGAGAAGCATGCTGAAAACGTGCAAGCGTTTGCGTTAGCCGGTATTTCGTCTTTTGCCGACTATTTCTATATCTGCACGGCTGGCTCCGAACGCCAAGCGATTGCGATTGCCGACCATATTCAGGAAGAGTTAAAAAAGCAATTTCGTGAGATTGCACTCGGCGTTGAAGGGAAAGGGAACTCACAGTGGATTCTGCTCGATTACGGTAGCGTCCTTGTGCACATCTTCCTGCCGGAATTACGTGATTTCTATCGTCTTGAAGCCCTCTGGGCCGAGGCTCCTGAGGTGAAGTTTGAAGTATCGTCTCCTGAGCTTCGGTAA
- a CDS encoding 23S rRNA (pseudouridine(1915)-N(3))-methyltransferase RlmH, which produces MKYRLLSFGKVRDRHFQALIEDFEKRIGRFVPFEATVLKDAKIASHVPVAQVQEEEGERLLKAVSSDTSLILFDEQGDQLTSRQFAEWIGSMESWNREIAFAIGGALGHGTLVRTRAERRVSLSPLTFNHYLARLVALEQLYRALTLLRGMPYHND; this is translated from the coding sequence TTGAAGTATCGTCTCCTGAGCTTCGGTAAGGTTCGGGATCGGCATTTTCAGGCCTTGATTGAGGACTTTGAAAAACGGATAGGTAGGTTCGTGCCGTTTGAGGCGACGGTGCTGAAAGATGCAAAAATTGCTTCCCATGTTCCGGTTGCGCAGGTGCAAGAAGAAGAGGGGGAGCGGCTCTTAAAAGCAGTGAGTAGTGACACGTCACTGATTCTGTTTGATGAGCAGGGGGATCAGCTTACCAGTAGGCAGTTTGCCGAGTGGATCGGTTCAATGGAGAGCTGGAACCGCGAAATTGCCTTTGCGATTGGTGGGGCTTTGGGGCATGGAACGCTTGTCCGCACTCGTGCAGAGCGTCGTGTCAGTCTGTCACCGCTAACGTTCAACCATTATCTCGCACGGCTTGTAGCACTGGAGCAGCTCTATAGAGCGCTCACTTTATTGCGCGGCATGCCTTATCATAATGATTGA
- a CDS encoding TraR/DksA family transcriptional regulator, with product MAIDIEAAKERLLTMKATLVENIRLTNERSNEFGKDGIQDSADEASNDYLRNIMLEINEKDAKTLRLIEQALERIAKGEYEHCLECGCAIGEKRLEFRPYARYCKECKEELEANNEVDDI from the coding sequence ATGGCCATTGATATTGAGGCCGCCAAAGAGCGCCTGCTGACTATGAAAGCGACACTGGTAGAGAATATTCGCCTTACAAACGAGCGCAGTAATGAGTTTGGCAAGGATGGCATTCAGGATTCCGCTGACGAAGCCAGTAACGACTATTTGCGCAACATTATGCTTGAAATTAATGAAAAAGACGCAAAAACCCTGCGACTTATCGAACAGGCGCTTGAGCGCATCGCTAAGGGTGAGTACGAGCATTGTCTTGAATGCGGTTGTGCTATAGGTGAAAAGCGTCTCGAATTCCGCCCCTATGCGCGCTATTGCAAAGAGTGCAAGGAAGAGCTGGAAGCAAATAACGAAGTGGACGATATTTAA